A DNA window from Armatimonadota bacterium contains the following coding sequences:
- a CDS encoding adenine deaminase C-terminal domain-containing protein — MAVAAGVVAAVLGPGDATVPAVEVVDGKGRYAAPGLVDSHLHIESSMVLPPAFAAAVVPRGVLTVIADPHEIANVMGSAGIELMAEASRGLPLDVFLQAPSCVPATALETAGAELGPDAVGALLAREEMLALGEVMDFHAVLAQEGRVVEVLREALDRGAVVEGHAPGLSGRDLAAYVAAGVTSDHTLVTPEMAVERLRSGVTLQLQMKSLTPETIRAAAMRARSLNLCLVTDDVMPDDLAAAGHLDQVLRVAVARGLEPVEAIRAATLAPAQRMGLEDRGAIAPGRLAHLVLTPSLEEFRAEVVFHAGRLVAAGGELTVPLPGYSPPAVARQTVRIPPPPPEAFRVPARGSAVTVRVMEMHPHSTYTAVETARLAVRSGVIDWESSDLCLAAVFERHGRSGTVGYGFVRGAVRQGAVAMTWAHDSHNLLVVGRSAAEMAVAARWVVEAGGGMAAVREAEVLGAVRLPIAGIVSDRSVSEVAAELGQYRRALEALGFVHASPIMALGVLTLAVSPALKLTDRGLVDVQAGRIVPLVVD; from the coding sequence GTGGCCGTGGCCGCAGGTGTTGTGGCCGCCGTCCTGGGGCCGGGCGATGCGACGGTGCCGGCGGTGGAGGTGGTGGACGGCAAGGGGCGGTACGCGGCTCCTGGCCTCGTTGACAGCCACCTGCATATCGAAAGCTCCATGGTCCTCCCGCCTGCCTTTGCCGCTGCCGTCGTGCCCCGCGGCGTGCTCACAGTGATCGCCGACCCACACGAGATCGCCAACGTCATGGGCTCAGCGGGCATCGAGCTGATGGCCGAGGCGTCCCGCGGTCTGCCCCTGGACGTCTTCCTGCAGGCGCCTTCGTGTGTGCCGGCCACCGCCCTGGAGACTGCGGGCGCAGAACTGGGGCCCGACGCGGTGGGCGCGCTGCTGGCGCGGGAGGAGATGCTGGCCCTGGGCGAGGTGATGGACTTTCACGCGGTTCTGGCGCAGGAAGGGCGCGTGGTGGAGGTGTTGCGGGAGGCCCTGGACCGCGGCGCAGTAGTGGAGGGTCACGCGCCCGGCCTCAGCGGGCGCGACCTGGCAGCATACGTCGCCGCCGGCGTTACGTCGGACCACACGCTTGTCACCCCGGAGATGGCGGTCGAGCGGCTGCGCAGCGGTGTCACCCTGCAACTCCAGATGAAGAGCCTCACTCCGGAGACGATCCGCGCGGCGGCAATGCGGGCCCGCAGCCTGAACCTCTGTCTGGTCACCGACGACGTCATGCCCGACGACCTGGCGGCTGCGGGGCACCTGGACCAGGTGCTGCGCGTGGCCGTCGCCCGGGGGCTGGAGCCCGTTGAGGCCATCCGCGCAGCCACCCTGGCGCCGGCGCAGCGGATGGGGCTGGAGGACCGGGGGGCGATCGCGCCGGGTCGGCTGGCACATCTGGTGCTGACGCCGTCCCTGGAAGAGTTCCGCGCGGAGGTGGTCTTCCACGCCGGGAGGCTGGTCGCCGCAGGCGGGGAGCTCACCGTGCCGCTGCCTGGCTACAGCCCCCCTGCGGTTGCGCGCCAGACCGTGCGCATTCCCCCACCTCCACCTGAGGCCTTCCGTGTGCCGGCCCGGGGATCTGCGGTGACGGTCCGCGTCATGGAGATGCACCCGCACTCGACGTATACAGCCGTGGAGACGGCCCGCCTGGCCGTCAGGTCCGGGGTCATCGACTGGGAGTCCTCGGACCTCTGCCTGGCGGCCGTCTTCGAGCGCCACGGGCGCAGCGGCACGGTGGGGTACGGCTTTGTCCGCGGCGCTGTGCGGCAGGGCGCGGTGGCTATGACCTGGGCGCACGACAGCCACAACCTGCTGGTGGTAGGCCGGTCCGCCGCGGAGATGGCGGTCGCGGCCCGCTGGGTGGTGGAGGCTGGCGGGGGCATGGCCGCCGTGCGGGAGGCGGAGGTGCTGGGGGCGGTGCGCCTGCCGATCGCCGGCATCGTCTCCGACCGGTCGGTCTCCGAGGTGGCGGCGGAGCTGGGGCAGTACCGCCGCGCTCTGGAGGCCCTGGGGTTTGTGCACGCCTCTCCCATCATGGCCCTGGGCGTGCTGACCCTGGCGGTCAGCCCGGCACTGAAGCTGACGGACCGCGGGCTGGTGGACGTGCAGGCCGGGCGCATCGTTCCGCTTGTCGTCGACTGA
- a CDS encoding nucleoside phosphorylase — protein MSEQPQRHIRVTTGAMPRYCLIPGDPARAERIAARMEGAREVIRHREFLGFRGQISGVAVGVCSTGIGGPSASIAVEELANIGVDTFIRVGSAGGRQPTVPVGSLVVVTAAHRGEGTSSAYLPPEFPAVADLDVTAALMESARALGYPFTWGIVTTRDAFYRRDQRLAELLSTVGGVVAAEQECAAVFIVATVRRARAGAVLAIDSNILLPRLDPDEGERLFRQAEARAIEVALGAVVRLAARDGGTVDGPGEVAGCRR, from the coding sequence ATGAGTGAACAGCCGCAGCGACACATCCGCGTAACCACCGGTGCCATGCCCCGGTACTGCCTCATCCCCGGCGACCCTGCGCGGGCGGAGCGCATCGCTGCCCGGATGGAAGGGGCGCGGGAGGTCATCCGCCACCGCGAGTTCCTCGGCTTCCGCGGTCAGATTTCTGGTGTGGCTGTGGGTGTCTGTTCCACCGGCATCGGCGGGCCGTCGGCCTCTATCGCCGTGGAGGAGCTGGCGAACATCGGCGTGGACACCTTCATCCGGGTGGGCTCCGCGGGAGGCCGCCAGCCGACCGTGCCGGTGGGCAGCCTGGTGGTGGTTACGGCGGCGCACCGCGGCGAGGGCACGTCATCGGCCTACCTGCCCCCGGAGTTCCCCGCCGTGGCCGATCTGGACGTGACCGCCGCCCTCATGGAGAGCGCGCGGGCCCTGGGCTACCCCTTCACCTGGGGCATTGTCACCACGCGCGATGCGTTTTACCGGCGAGACCAGAGGCTGGCGGAACTGCTGTCCACGGTCGGGGGCGTGGTTGCCGCCGAGCAGGAGTGCGCCGCGGTCTTCATCGTGGCCACGGTGCGGCGCGCCCGGGCAGGGGCGGTGCTGGCCATCGACTCCAACATCCTCTTGCCGCGGCTGGATCCCGACGAGGGGGAGCGCCTCTTTCGCCAGGCAGAGGCCCGGGCCATCGAGGTGGCTCTCGGAGCCGTGGTCCGCCTGGCAGCCAGAGACGGGGGCACTGTGGATGGGCCCGGTGAGGTCGCTGGCTGCCGACGGTAG
- a CDS encoding ABC transporter ATP-binding protein: MILQGLRLRRYYPWGHSLLGPRQWVRAVEEVTIGVRAGETVALVGESGSGKTTTGRLLLGLEPPTAGQVVFRGLPLGALAGPARQAFRRAVQPVFQDSTASLNPRKTVAHTVGLGLAAAGVSPADRRRELMRLLEEVGLEPAAAFLDRFPHQLSGGQRQRVNIARALATSPEVIVADEPVSALDLSVRAQILLLLLRLQRERRLAYLFISHDLAVVRSIAHRAAVMYLGRIVEEGPTEEVFRRPSHPYTEALISATPVPDPRTKRERIILAGDVPSPLRPPPGCPFHPRCPVAADICRRVFPPVVELGAGHSAVCHFARERAATFAGSQG, from the coding sequence GTGATCCTCCAGGGCCTACGCCTGCGCCGATACTACCCCTGGGGACATTCGCTGCTGGGACCCCGGCAGTGGGTGCGTGCCGTGGAGGAGGTGACCATCGGCGTCAGGGCCGGCGAGACGGTGGCGCTGGTGGGCGAAAGCGGGTCGGGAAAGACCACGACAGGGCGGCTGCTCCTGGGGCTGGAACCGCCCACTGCGGGCCAGGTGGTCTTCCGGGGCCTGCCCCTGGGTGCGCTGGCCGGCCCGGCCCGCCAGGCCTTCCGTCGGGCGGTGCAGCCGGTCTTCCAGGACTCCACCGCATCCCTCAACCCCCGCAAGACGGTGGCCCACACAGTGGGCCTGGGGCTGGCCGCGGCGGGGGTCTCCCCGGCGGACCGGCGCAGGGAGCTCATGCGGCTGCTGGAGGAGGTGGGGCTGGAACCGGCGGCGGCCTTCCTGGACCGCTTTCCCCACCAGCTCAGCGGCGGGCAACGCCAGCGCGTCAACATCGCCCGCGCGCTGGCCACCTCGCCCGAAGTCATCGTGGCGGACGAGCCCGTCTCTGCCCTGGACCTCTCGGTGCGCGCGCAGATCCTGCTGCTCCTGCTGCGCCTGCAGCGGGAGCGGCGGCTGGCCTACCTCTTCATCAGCCACGATCTGGCCGTGGTGCGCAGCATCGCCCACCGCGCGGCCGTCATGTACCTGGGGCGGATTGTGGAGGAGGGGCCTACGGAGGAGGTCTTCCGCCGTCCCAGCCATCCCTACACGGAAGCCCTCATCTCAGCCACGCCGGTGCCCGACCCGCGGACGAAGCGCGAGCGCATCATCCTGGCGGGAGATGTCCCCTCGCCGCTGAGGCCGCCCCCGGGGTGCCCGTTCCACCCGCGCTGCCCGGTGGCCGCCGACATCTGCCGGAGGGTCTTCCCCCCGGTGGTCGAGCTGGGAGCAGGGCACAGCGCTGTGTGCCACTTCGCCCGGGAGCGCGCGGCTACGTTCGCCGGGTCGCAGGGGTGA